A stretch of the Ptychodera flava strain L36383 chromosome 18, AS_Pfla_20210202, whole genome shotgun sequence genome encodes the following:
- the LOC139117841 gene encoding uncharacterized protein has protein sequence MATSPKISIYTSSLLIFVYLSRAASTSYCPKDYPFPTCPRVGDDPRLTKCCMGQGHLSHQCCAEQVKYSLANVTQVTVTTTEESGHEINWLPRWLLIVISLVTFFAVVVTVTMFLFGFQSWYNQRQHRYNALKI, from the exons ATGGCAACGTCTCCTAAAATCAGCATTTATACCTCATCTTTGTTGATTTTCGTATATCTGTCACGTG CCGCATCAACAAGTTATTGTCCCAAAGATTATCCATTCCCGACATGTCCTCGTGTCGGCGATGACCCAAGGTTGACCAAGTGTTGCATGGGCCAGGGTCATCTTTCCCATCAGTGCTGCGCGGAGCAAGTCAAATACTC GTTGGCCAACGTAACGCAAGTCACAGTTACAACGACCGAAGAATCAGGCCACGAAATCAATTGGTTACC ACGGTGGTTGTTGATTGTCATCTCCCTGGTGACGTTTTTCGCCGTCGTAGTAACGGTTACCATGTTTTTGTTCGGgtttcaaagctggtacaaccAACGGCAACACCGATACAACGCCCTAAAAATATGA